A single genomic interval of Nonomuraea rubra harbors:
- a CDS encoding TIGR03619 family F420-dependent LLM class oxidoreductase, translating to MDLGIGLPVTGPQADPEEIVRVAQAAERAGLGAVWTYERLLRPAEPWMLGLEQVIPLPEESASVYDPLETLAYLAARTSTIRLGATVVDALFHPPVVLARRLATLDRLSGGRMWIGLGQGWMKQEFEAAGVPVKRRGAGFAEHVQAMRACWGPDPVSFSGRFYTIPESGIGPKPTGLTLLGGAAAPAALERVAALGLGLTTVVFDWDQLAQGVETYRKAGGSGPLVIQVNGTVSERPLDERAPLTGSPEQIAEDLPRAEALGADHVLWQPIGFETDGLVERIAEINTY from the coding sequence ATGGATCTCGGAATCGGACTTCCCGTGACGGGCCCGCAGGCGGACCCGGAGGAGATCGTCCGCGTGGCCCAGGCGGCCGAGCGGGCGGGGCTGGGCGCGGTGTGGACCTACGAGCGCCTGCTGCGGCCCGCCGAGCCGTGGATGCTGGGGCTGGAGCAGGTCATCCCGCTGCCCGAGGAGAGCGCCAGCGTGTACGACCCGCTGGAGACGCTCGCCTACCTCGCGGCCAGGACCAGCACGATCCGCCTGGGCGCCACCGTCGTCGACGCGCTGTTCCACCCTCCTGTCGTCCTGGCCAGGCGGCTGGCCACGCTCGACCGGCTCAGCGGCGGCCGCATGTGGATCGGCCTGGGGCAGGGCTGGATGAAGCAGGAGTTCGAGGCGGCCGGCGTGCCCGTCAAGCGGCGCGGGGCGGGCTTCGCCGAGCACGTGCAGGCCATGCGCGCGTGCTGGGGCCCCGACCCGGTGAGCTTCTCCGGCCGTTTCTACACGATCCCCGAGTCGGGCATCGGGCCCAAGCCGACCGGGCTGACGCTGCTCGGCGGCGCGGCGGCGCCCGCGGCGCTCGAACGGGTGGCCGCCCTCGGCCTGGGGCTGACCACCGTGGTGTTCGACTGGGACCAGCTCGCGCAGGGCGTCGAGACGTACCGCAAGGCCGGCGGCTCCGGCCCGCTGGTGATCCAGGTGAACGGCACGGTCAGCGAGCGCCCGCTGGACGAGCGCGCGCCGCTCACCGGCTCGCCCGAGCAGATCGCCGAGGACCTGCCGCGGGCCGAGGCACTGGGCGCCGACCACGTGTTGTGGCAGCCGATCGGCTTCGAGACGGACGGGCTGGTCGAGCGCATCGCGGAGATCAATACCTATTGA
- a CDS encoding serine hydrolase domain-containing protein, which yields MTVHGTCDPRFSQVREEFEANLAHRGEVGASVCVIVDGEVAVDLWGGQAAPGRPWASDTIGHVWSCTKGATALCAHVLASRGDLDLDAPVVRYWPEYGVRGKGGTLVRHLLSHQAGLPALREPLPPGAFYDWKLMAGRLAEQEPYWEPGTRHGYHALTFGYLVGEVVRRVSGRSLGTFFREEVAEPLGLDFWLGLPEEQEGRVAPTVPADPPQAPASFYLRAFGDPASVQAAVLAHEGGYMAAGESDSRAAHAAEIGAVGGITNARGLAGMYRPLSLGGGDLVTREHLALMSLTASAGADAVLLAPTHFALGFVKQVDNRHLPEPDSEGVLLAETAFGHVGMGGSIGFCDPAARLAFGYTMSRQGAGLGVNPRGQALVDAAYRALGHRQAYGGIWYA from the coding sequence ATGACCGTGCATGGCACCTGCGACCCCCGGTTCTCCCAGGTACGCGAGGAGTTCGAGGCCAACCTGGCCCACCGCGGCGAGGTGGGCGCGTCGGTGTGCGTGATCGTCGACGGCGAGGTGGCCGTGGACCTGTGGGGCGGGCAGGCGGCGCCCGGCCGGCCCTGGGCGAGCGACACGATCGGGCACGTGTGGTCGTGCACGAAGGGGGCGACGGCACTCTGCGCCCACGTGCTCGCCTCGCGCGGCGACCTCGACCTGGACGCGCCGGTGGTCCGCTACTGGCCCGAGTACGGCGTGCGCGGCAAGGGCGGCACGCTCGTCCGCCACCTGCTCTCCCACCAGGCCGGGCTGCCGGCGCTGCGCGAGCCGCTGCCTCCCGGCGCCTTCTACGACTGGAAGCTGATGGCCGGGCGGCTGGCGGAGCAGGAGCCGTACTGGGAGCCGGGCACCCGGCACGGCTACCACGCGCTGACCTTCGGCTACCTGGTGGGCGAGGTGGTGCGGCGGGTGAGCGGGCGCTCGCTCGGCACGTTCTTCCGGGAGGAGGTGGCCGAGCCGCTCGGGCTGGACTTCTGGCTGGGGCTGCCCGAGGAGCAGGAGGGGCGGGTCGCGCCGACCGTGCCCGCCGATCCGCCGCAGGCGCCGGCCTCGTTCTACCTCAGGGCGTTCGGCGACCCCGCCTCGGTGCAGGCCGCGGTGCTGGCCCACGAGGGCGGGTACATGGCGGCCGGCGAGTCCGACAGCCGGGCCGCGCACGCCGCCGAGATCGGCGCCGTCGGAGGGATCACGAACGCGCGGGGCCTGGCGGGCATGTACCGCCCGCTGTCGCTGGGCGGCGGCGACCTGGTGACCAGGGAGCACCTGGCGCTCATGTCGCTGACCGCCTCGGCCGGCGCCGACGCGGTGCTGCTCGCGCCGACCCACTTCGCGCTGGGCTTCGTCAAGCAGGTGGACAACCGGCACCTGCCCGAGCCGGACAGCGAGGGTGTGCTGCTGGCGGAGACCGCGTTCGGGCACGTGGGGATGGGCGGCTCGATCGGGTTCTGCGATCCGGCGGCGCGGCTGGCGTTCGGCTACACGATGAGCAGGCAGGGCGCCGGGCTCGGCGTGAACCCGCGCGGCCAGGCGCTGGTGGACGCGGCGTACCGGGCGCTCGGCCACCGGCAGGCCTACGGCGGCATCTGGTACGCCTGA
- the leuE gene encoding leucine efflux protein LeuE, whose product MFFGIKDLWTYVVGAFLIILLPGPNSLYVLSYAARHGVRQGYRAAAGVFVGDTVLMFLSAAGAASLLRANPLLFTIVKYAGAGYLAWIGFQMIRGAWRSWRSAQAAEAPAVEEAGRTRPFRKALTISLLNPKAILFFVSFFVQFVDPAYANPALSFVILGAVIQVFSFLYLTALIFGGTFLAAQFRRHRRLSAGLTSGVGAVFLGFGAKLATASLG is encoded by the coding sequence ATGTTCTTCGGCATCAAGGATCTCTGGACCTACGTCGTCGGCGCCTTCCTGATCATCCTCCTGCCCGGCCCGAACTCCCTGTACGTGCTCTCCTACGCCGCCCGCCACGGCGTCCGGCAGGGATACCGGGCCGCGGCGGGCGTCTTCGTCGGCGACACGGTGCTGATGTTCCTCAGCGCCGCCGGCGCCGCCTCGCTCCTGCGGGCCAACCCGCTGCTGTTCACGATCGTCAAGTACGCCGGGGCCGGCTACCTGGCCTGGATCGGGTTCCAGATGATCCGCGGCGCCTGGAGGTCGTGGCGGTCCGCTCAGGCGGCTGAGGCACCCGCGGTGGAGGAGGCCGGCCGTACGCGGCCGTTCCGCAAGGCCCTGACGATCAGCCTGCTGAACCCCAAGGCCATCCTCTTCTTCGTCTCGTTCTTCGTGCAGTTCGTGGACCCGGCCTACGCCAACCCCGCGCTGTCGTTCGTCATCCTGGGCGCGGTCATCCAGGTCTTCAGCTTCCTCTACCTGACCGCCCTGATCTTCGGCGGCACTTTCCTGGCCGCGCAGTTCCGCCGCCACCGCCGGCTCAGCGCCGGGCTCACCTCCGGCGTCGGCGCCGTCTTCCTGGGGTTCGGCGCGAAACTCGCCACAGCGTCACTCGGATGA
- a CDS encoding VC0807 family protein, which produces MNHPTVTLPRLTALARQAAPRLLEGVVAPLAVFYLAMVVLGFKWALALTVAWVYLGVAWRLVKRVKVPATMYLAAFAITIRAIVAFWTGTWMWFFIQPEMGTICISIAFLASVRLNRPLVQKLTLDYIHLPSAVLKHERVRRFFARITLLWAFVLLMNSTLSIFLAVYESIGGSLGAFMIMRTSAVAVISGTAIVFSILAFKRLLRRLHVAHA; this is translated from the coding sequence TTGAACCATCCAACGGTCACCCTCCCACGCCTCACCGCGCTCGCCCGGCAGGCGGCTCCCCGGCTGCTCGAAGGCGTGGTCGCCCCCCTCGCCGTGTTCTACCTCGCCATGGTGGTCCTCGGTTTCAAGTGGGCCCTGGCCCTCACCGTCGCCTGGGTCTACCTGGGCGTGGCCTGGCGGCTCGTCAAGCGGGTCAAGGTGCCCGCCACCATGTACCTGGCCGCGTTCGCGATCACCATCCGGGCGATCGTGGCGTTCTGGACCGGCACCTGGATGTGGTTCTTCATCCAGCCCGAGATGGGCACGATCTGCATCAGCATCGCCTTCCTCGCCTCCGTGCGGCTGAACAGGCCGCTCGTGCAGAAGCTCACGCTCGACTACATCCATCTGCCGTCGGCGGTGCTCAAGCACGAGCGGGTGCGGCGGTTCTTCGCCAGGATCACGCTGCTGTGGGCATTCGTGCTGCTGATGAACTCCACGCTGAGCATCTTCCTGGCGGTCTACGAGTCGATCGGCGGCTCGCTCGGTGCGTTCATGATCATGCGTACGTCAGCGGTGGCCGTGATCAGCGGTACGGCGATCGTGTTCTCGATCCTCGCCTTCAAGCGGCTCCTGCGCCGGCTGCACGTCGCTCACGCCTGA
- a CDS encoding sensor histidine kinase: protein MKRLRRENRRQVVYDLLLFFALGVFIAAMGPDPFKDPAGFGMVTVPRWVLAAVAVLVGRPYPLAALVLLLPLGPWRFSEGFATVDLSWLLPRRNVKILPLLPTSPFIAWYAYLTGRRMARGWPALVAFCVIALVGVVVVVSKGGDLALWVSMVTAVVGTYVVPHLFGVLRRKLLQQRRQARTSAEAQARLRERARIAREMHDSLGHDLALIAVRAAGLELAPGLAPAQVRAAGELRLAAADATERLRQIIGLLREDSDAAPLAPVGEDVPELVRRAADSGMRISLDLAPGPVPGLAAAVVQEGLTNAAKHAPGAAVTVSVAPHLVRVRNGPPRSRPTARTGGLGLAGLRERVRLAGGTLTAGPSGDGFELTVTLPREGEEDPR from the coding sequence GTGAAGCGTCTTCGCCGGGAGAACCGCCGCCAGGTGGTCTATGACCTGCTGCTCTTCTTCGCGCTCGGCGTCTTCATCGCCGCCATGGGGCCCGACCCGTTCAAGGACCCCGCCGGGTTCGGCATGGTGACCGTGCCCCGGTGGGTGCTCGCGGCGGTGGCCGTGCTCGTCGGGCGGCCGTACCCGCTGGCCGCCCTGGTGCTGCTGCTGCCGCTGGGGCCGTGGCGGTTCAGCGAGGGGTTCGCGACCGTGGACCTGAGCTGGCTGCTGCCCCGGCGGAACGTCAAGATCCTGCCGCTGCTGCCGACGTCGCCGTTCATCGCCTGGTACGCGTACCTGACCGGGCGGCGGATGGCCAGGGGGTGGCCCGCGCTGGTGGCGTTCTGCGTGATCGCGCTGGTGGGCGTGGTGGTGGTGGTGAGCAAGGGTGGCGACCTGGCGCTGTGGGTGTCGATGGTGACCGCGGTCGTCGGCACGTACGTGGTGCCGCACCTGTTCGGGGTGCTGCGCCGCAAGCTGCTGCAGCAGCGGCGGCAGGCCAGGACGTCGGCCGAGGCGCAGGCCAGGCTGCGGGAGCGGGCCAGGATCGCGCGCGAGATGCACGACTCCCTCGGCCACGACCTGGCCCTGATCGCGGTCAGGGCGGCGGGGCTGGAGCTGGCTCCCGGGCTCGCCCCCGCCCAGGTCAGGGCGGCGGGGGAGCTGCGGCTCGCGGCGGCCGACGCCACCGAGCGGCTGCGCCAGATCATCGGGCTGCTGCGCGAGGACTCCGACGCGGCGCCGCTGGCCCCCGTCGGCGAGGACGTGCCGGAGCTGGTGCGCAGGGCCGCCGACTCCGGCATGCGGATCTCCCTCGACCTCGCCCCTGGGCCGGTGCCCGGCTTGGCCGCCGCCGTGGTGCAGGAGGGGCTCACCAACGCCGCCAAGCACGCGCCGGGCGCCGCCGTGACGGTCTCGGTCGCGCCGCACCTGGTCCGCGTACGCAACGGGCCGCCGCGCTCCCGGCCCACCGCCAGGACCGGCGGCCTGGGGCTGGCGGGCCTGCGCGAGCGCGTACGCCTGGCCGGCGGCACCCTCACCGCCGGGCCGTCGGGCGACGGCTTCGAGCTGACCGTGACACTCCCCCGCGAGGGGGAGGAGGATCCCCGCTAG
- a CDS encoding DedA family protein: MSHAILDLVEQVMSSPWLYVALFALALLDGFFPVVPAETSVITAGVFAAAGDTNLALVILVAALGAFAGDHISYLIGNKSAGRLRNKKAFVWARKALEERGGLVLVVARYIPGGRTATTLTMGAVRHPLRSFTFFDAIATSSWAVYSGLIGFFGGMAFENDPIKGLLLGLGIALSITAVVEIVRWVRKKRAIKASPERLPADTSV; encoded by the coding sequence ATGTCGCACGCCATCCTCGACCTCGTCGAGCAGGTGATGTCGTCGCCGTGGCTGTATGTCGCGCTGTTCGCCCTGGCGCTGCTCGACGGGTTCTTCCCCGTCGTGCCCGCCGAGACGTCGGTGATCACGGCGGGGGTGTTCGCCGCCGCCGGCGACACGAACCTGGCCCTGGTCATCCTGGTGGCCGCGCTCGGCGCGTTCGCCGGGGACCACATCTCCTACCTGATCGGCAACAAGTCGGCGGGCAGGCTGCGGAACAAGAAGGCGTTCGTCTGGGCGCGCAAGGCCCTGGAAGAGCGGGGCGGGCTCGTCCTGGTCGTGGCCAGGTACATCCCCGGGGGGCGTACCGCGACCACGCTGACCATGGGCGCGGTGCGGCATCCGCTGCGCTCGTTCACCTTCTTCGACGCGATCGCGACCAGCTCGTGGGCGGTGTACTCCGGGCTGATCGGCTTCTTCGGCGGCATGGCGTTCGAGAACGACCCGATCAAGGGCCTGCTGCTCGGCCTGGGCATCGCGCTGTCCATCACCGCCGTGGTGGAGATCGTGCGCTGGGTCAGGAAGAAGCGCGCCATCAAGGCTTCCCCGGAACGTCTTCCTGCGGACACGTCCGTTTGA
- a CDS encoding DMT family transporter, translated as MTVLAAVIALVGSLFFALGAALQQFEAVGSAKPGLLALLRRPRWLLGGASILAGGGLHIVALGLGPLTIVQPMGVASLLFALPLAATLHGRRPSRAELVSAGVVAVGLIGLVLLVPESHGPTYLSPNGVLTLLGVAGVAAVLLWAGSKAVSPAGRAALLATSSGVLYGATATLMRVLVDGAWNWWYLLALPIPALLALMMLQRAYAVGHFGVSFASLQIADPLTAVAFGALLLGEPLPTGILPVLAALLTAAGTVALARTSPLEAHHDPA; from the coding sequence ATGACTGTGCTGGCCGCGGTGATCGCCCTGGTCGGTTCGCTGTTCTTCGCGCTCGGGGCCGCACTGCAGCAGTTCGAGGCGGTCGGCTCCGCCAAGCCGGGGCTGCTCGCGCTGCTCCGGAGGCCGCGCTGGCTGCTCGGCGGCGCGTCCATCCTGGCGGGTGGTGGCCTGCACATCGTCGCACTCGGGCTCGGACCGCTGACGATCGTGCAGCCGATGGGGGTGGCCAGCCTGCTGTTCGCACTGCCCCTGGCCGCCACGCTGCACGGCCGCCGGCCGTCGCGCGCCGAGCTGGTCTCGGCCGGCGTGGTGGCGGTCGGGCTGATCGGGCTGGTGTTGCTGGTCCCCGAGTCGCACGGCCCCACCTACCTCAGCCCGAACGGCGTGCTCACGCTGCTGGGCGTGGCGGGGGTGGCGGCGGTGCTGCTGTGGGCCGGCTCGAAGGCGGTCTCGCCCGCCGGCCGGGCGGCGCTGCTGGCGACCAGCTCAGGAGTGCTGTACGGCGCCACCGCCACCCTCATGCGGGTGCTGGTGGACGGCGCCTGGAACTGGTGGTACCTGCTGGCGCTGCCGATCCCCGCGCTGCTGGCGCTGATGATGCTCCAGCGGGCCTACGCCGTCGGGCACTTCGGTGTCTCCTTCGCCTCGCTGCAGATCGCCGACCCGCTGACCGCGGTGGCGTTCGGCGCGCTGCTGCTGGGCGAGCCGCTGCCGACCGGGATCCTGCCGGTCCTGGCGGCCCTGCTGACCGCCGCGGGCACCGTCGCCCTGGCGCGGACCAGCCCGCTGGAGGCCCATCACGACCCCGCATGA
- a CDS encoding glycosyltransferase has product MAMPLHSVPDRAALSPAPERPRRILISSDTYPPDVNGAAYFTHRLATGLAARGNEVHVVCQSDLGPASADVCDGVIVHRLRSAPLLVHPTMRFTVPTRLDRLVSIVKPDVLHTQGHFVVGRAAMAAARRAGVPIVATNHFMPDNLFQFAHIPARLREKAGKLAWRDFSRIFNRADHITTPTPLAAKLLADQGFGRGVEPVSCGIDLGRFHPHAEPKAWARKMFDLPDRPTILFVGRLDEEKRLDEVVRALPLVLNETDAQVAFVGKGNQREELTRLARRIGVSERVFFLGFVADENMPQAFAAADVFAMPGIAELQSIATLEAMASGLPVVAADAMALPHLVDDNGYLYQPGDVVALARHLTAILADDGLRARLGKASRELALTHDDQASLARFERIYDEVMR; this is encoded by the coding sequence ATGGCCATGCCCCTGCACAGCGTCCCCGACCGCGCCGCGCTCTCCCCCGCTCCCGAGCGCCCGCGCCGCATCCTCATCTCGTCCGACACCTACCCACCCGACGTGAACGGCGCCGCCTACTTCACCCATCGCCTGGCCACCGGCCTGGCGGCACGAGGCAACGAGGTGCACGTCGTCTGCCAGTCGGACCTGGGCCCGGCCAGCGCCGACGTGTGCGACGGCGTGATCGTGCACCGGCTGCGCTCGGCGCCGCTGCTGGTCCACCCGACCATGCGCTTCACCGTGCCGACCAGGCTCGACCGGCTCGTCTCCATCGTCAAGCCCGACGTGCTGCACACCCAGGGCCACTTCGTGGTCGGCAGGGCCGCCATGGCCGCCGCCCGCCGGGCCGGCGTGCCGATCGTGGCCACCAACCACTTCATGCCCGACAACCTCTTCCAGTTCGCCCACATCCCCGCGCGGCTGCGGGAGAAGGCGGGCAAGCTGGCCTGGCGCGACTTCAGCCGCATCTTCAACCGGGCCGACCACATCACCACGCCCACCCCGCTGGCCGCCAAGCTGCTGGCCGACCAGGGCTTCGGGCGCGGCGTCGAGCCCGTCTCCTGCGGCATCGACCTGGGCAGGTTCCACCCGCACGCCGAGCCCAAGGCGTGGGCGCGCAAGATGTTCGACCTGCCCGACAGGCCCACGATCCTGTTCGTCGGCCGCCTGGACGAGGAGAAGCGCCTCGACGAGGTGGTCCGCGCGCTGCCGCTGGTGCTCAACGAGACCGACGCGCAGGTCGCCTTCGTCGGGAAGGGCAACCAGCGGGAGGAGCTGACGCGGCTGGCCAGGCGCATCGGCGTCAGCGAGCGGGTGTTCTTCCTCGGCTTCGTGGCCGACGAGAACATGCCGCAGGCCTTCGCCGCCGCCGACGTGTTCGCCATGCCCGGCATCGCCGAGCTGCAGAGCATCGCCACGCTGGAGGCCATGGCCTCGGGGCTGCCCGTGGTGGCCGCCGACGCGATGGCGCTGCCGCACCTGGTGGACGACAACGGCTACCTCTACCAGCCCGGTGACGTGGTCGCGCTGGCCCGGCACCTGACTGCCATCCTCGCCGACGACGGCCTGCGCGCCCGGCTCGGCAAGGCCAGCAGGGAGCTGGCACTCACCCATGACGACCAGGCGTCCCTCGCCCGGTTCGAGCGGATCTATGACGAGGTGATGCGATGA
- a CDS encoding DUF998 domain-containing protein, with amino-acid sequence MTPRQSVWGTMIGTLVSAGALAYADVALPTQVLLSDYALVSGGLVPVLIGMLALAAACLCLAYGLATLDPARTAPTRVLLVAGAAGLMMSAIFPTDPGTSQIGTVSGEIHRWSAAVVFTSLPVAGWVLARGRAAAPGWNAVRAISVAAGATLGIYLAAHPASFLSPLINGGGYYGMLERGVVLAEMALLIAMALAAFSGRAVARSEPVPATQPEAEHQSQGQERLAA; translated from the coding sequence ATGACGCCCAGGCAGAGCGTCTGGGGCACGATGATCGGCACGCTGGTGTCGGCCGGCGCGCTCGCGTACGCGGACGTGGCGCTGCCCACCCAGGTGCTGCTCAGTGACTACGCGCTGGTCTCCGGCGGGCTGGTGCCCGTACTGATCGGGATGCTGGCGCTGGCGGCGGCCTGCCTGTGCCTGGCGTACGGGCTGGCCACCCTCGACCCGGCCCGCACCGCGCCCACCCGGGTGCTACTGGTGGCGGGGGCGGCGGGGCTGATGATGAGCGCGATCTTTCCGACCGACCCGGGCACCTCGCAGATCGGTACGGTCTCCGGCGAGATCCACCGCTGGTCGGCGGCGGTCGTGTTCACCTCGCTGCCCGTCGCCGGCTGGGTCCTGGCCAGGGGCCGGGCCGCCGCCCCCGGCTGGAACGCGGTCCGCGCGATCAGCGTGGCCGCCGGGGCGACGCTCGGGATCTACCTGGCGGCCCACCCGGCCTCCTTCCTCTCCCCGCTGATCAACGGCGGCGGCTACTACGGGATGCTGGAGCGCGGCGTCGTGCTGGCCGAGATGGCGCTGCTCATCGCCATGGCGCTGGCCGCCTTCTCCGGCCGGGCCGTCGCGAGGAGCGAGCCCGTGCCCGCCACGCAGCCCGAGGCGGAACACCAGAGCCAGGGTCAGGAACGCCTGGCCGCCTGA
- a CDS encoding cytochrome P450, which produces MLITRHAEAEAVLSDTRYVPPPVRQDGEEGTLAWLRARVSRFSTGETHTRRRRELAELLGGLDPAGLRSAAEALTRQRGGDWRGVPTAVLGAALGVEDTGAVPAAAAGYLSGEESPQADAAVAELLKQTGIPVITLLLQAHAATEGLIENALEHATPDQDIDALLRETLRRDPPLKATRRLDTHTGGEVTIDLVAANRDPAAYDPALGHVPHLTFGHGVRPCPAPEHALALAAGVLEGLLK; this is translated from the coding sequence ATGCTCATCACACGTCATGCCGAAGCCGAGGCGGTGCTCTCCGACACGAGGTACGTGCCGCCACCCGTACGCCAGGACGGCGAGGAAGGGACGCTGGCCTGGCTGCGTGCCCGCGTGTCCCGGTTCAGCACCGGCGAGACGCACACGCGGCGGCGCCGGGAGCTGGCCGAGCTGCTGGGCGGGCTGGACCCCGCCGGGCTGCGATCGGCCGCCGAGGCGCTGACCAGGCAGCGGGGCGGCGACTGGCGTGGGGTGCCGACGGCCGTGCTCGGAGCCGCGCTGGGAGTCGAGGACACCGGTGCGGTGCCCGCCGCCGCGGCCGGCTACCTGTCGGGCGAGGAGAGCCCGCAGGCCGACGCCGCCGTGGCCGAGCTGCTGAAGCAGACCGGCATCCCGGTGATCACGCTGCTGCTCCAGGCGCACGCCGCCACGGAGGGGCTCATCGAGAACGCGCTGGAGCACGCCACGCCGGATCAGGACATCGACGCGCTGCTGCGCGAGACGCTCAGGCGGGACCCGCCGCTCAAGGCCACCCGCCGGCTGGACACGCACACCGGCGGCGAGGTGACGATCGACCTGGTCGCCGCCAACCGCGACCCCGCCGCGTACGATCCCGCGCTCGGCCACGTTCCGCACCTGACCTTCGGCCACGGCGTACGCCCCTGCCCCGCCCCCGAGCACGCGCTCGCGCTGGCGGCCGGCGTACTGGAGGGACTGCTGAAATGA
- a CDS encoding isocitrate lyase/PEP mutase family protein, protein MNFRDLHRAGDPLLLPNAWDYGSAACLAAHGFPAIGTTSLGVAAVHGRPDAAGATRAETIELAEAISGLGVLVTVDLEGGFSDDPAEVGELVAGLAALGVAGVNLEDGRPDGTLRPIELQQRIIEAATGHGVFVNARTDTYWLGDGAGTYERVDAYGHADGVFVPGLSDLDEIAKVAASTPLPLNVLHQQGGPGLARLAEAGVARVSTGSLLYRAALAAALGTALSARGEQAPPIPTYTEIVAWLPR, encoded by the coding sequence ATGAACTTCCGCGACCTGCACCGCGCGGGCGACCCGCTGCTGCTGCCCAACGCCTGGGACTACGGCTCCGCGGCCTGCCTGGCCGCGCACGGCTTCCCCGCGATCGGCACGACCAGCCTCGGCGTGGCAGCCGTGCACGGCAGACCTGACGCGGCCGGCGCCACCAGGGCCGAGACGATCGAGCTGGCGGAGGCGATCAGCGGCCTGGGCGTCCTGGTGACGGTGGACCTCGAAGGCGGCTTCAGCGACGACCCCGCCGAGGTGGGCGAGCTGGTGGCGGGCCTGGCCGCGCTGGGCGTGGCGGGCGTCAACCTGGAGGACGGCCGCCCGGACGGCACGCTGCGGCCGATCGAGCTGCAGCAGCGGATCATCGAGGCCGCCACGGGGCACGGGGTGTTCGTCAACGCGCGCACGGACACGTACTGGCTGGGGGACGGCGCGGGCACCTACGAGCGGGTGGACGCCTACGGGCACGCCGACGGCGTCTTCGTGCCGGGGCTGAGCGACCTGGACGAGATCGCGAAGGTGGCGGCGAGCACGCCGCTGCCGCTCAACGTGCTCCACCAGCAGGGCGGGCCCGGCCTGGCCCGGCTGGCCGAGGCCGGGGTGGCCAGGGTGAGCACCGGGTCGCTGCTCTACCGGGCCGCGCTGGCGGCGGCGCTGGGCACGGCGCTCTCCGCTCGCGGCGAGCAGGCCCCGCCGATCCCGACATATACCGAGATCGTCGCCTGGTTGCCGCGATAA